A genomic stretch from Caballeronia sp. LZ062 includes:
- a CDS encoding FKBP-type peptidyl-prolyl cis-trans isomerase, with amino-acid sequence MSTVTTDSGLKYEDVTVGEGAEAVAGKTVSVHYTGWLTDGQKFDSSKDRNDPFAFVLGGGMVIKGWDEGVQGMKVGGVRRLTIPPQLGYGARGAGGVIPPNATLVFEVELLDV; translated from the coding sequence ATGTCGACAGTCACGACCGATTCCGGTCTCAAGTATGAAGACGTCACCGTCGGCGAAGGCGCCGAAGCCGTCGCGGGCAAGACGGTCAGCGTGCATTACACCGGCTGGCTGACCGACGGCCAGAAGTTCGACTCCAGCAAGGACCGCAACGATCCTTTCGCCTTCGTGCTCGGCGGCGGCATGGTCATCAAGGGCTGGGACGAAGGCGTGCAAGGCATGAAGGTCGGCGGTGTCCGCCGCCTCACCATTCCGCCGCAACTCGGCTACGGCGCGCGCGGCGCGGGCGGCGTGATTCCGCCGAACGCCACGCTCGTGTTCGAAGTGGAACTGCTCGACGTCTGA
- a CDS encoding polysaccharide biosynthesis tyrosine autokinase, with protein MPPLNTLYVNSGSSRPGKDDNKFTAGDMIKLLRDHIGMLLMFIAAAAALATAYAFLAEPIYSADVVVRVDPPDPNALGIAPQNQMQGSQEQVSVTQLAPAEISVMKSRSVLEPVVNQFHFDIKVKPHTMPVLGAIAGMFAKHGHLAPAWFGMNSYAWGGEDLRITRLDVPPSLEDAKLDFTLLDNNQYQLEDPDGNVLLRGTIGRPASAHGVSMLVDGVVGHPGVHFAVTRYNTLDAIDLLLKSIKVAESTKDTGIVQISYNGDDPDQTADVANALGQAYLAAAVASRQANDTKTLEFIRSELPRLERDLKDAEGRLSAFRAKSQSVQPINEAQAYLQGSITSMQQLAMLQLQRTQALQRFTPDSPQVRNLDQQISQYEQTNKQIQSRFDSMPASERESAELTRDARVAETVYLGMMNKAEELSIRRASTSGGAHIVDNALRPHRPVKPNKPLVIVAGTALGFFVGTFFIFLRRHAMIGVTDPMFVERRLSVPVLGEVLFSRQQQLLDHEISVSPVGHALGSSGTQAGSAPKALPHVKREAHDDITMPNLGDTDRDAFVLATRYPHDPAVEALRAVRTELYRDLVNAPNNIVMLTGPIPSAGKSFVAANLSVLLAEIGLRVLLIDGDLRRGHIASFFKQSNPGGLSEVLKGQVGTAEAIRQVGVPGLSFMSCGSYPENPSELLMMPGFRDMLARLSDQYDLVIIDTPPFLAVTDAAIVASDAGSTVLVLRSGIQSEEEIEETVKKVHRAGGRLVGSVFNAIPKRRSNRRTYGYAAAYTSSFKSAN; from the coding sequence ATGCCGCCTTTGAACACGCTATACGTCAACTCCGGATCTTCGCGTCCTGGCAAGGACGACAATAAATTCACAGCGGGCGACATGATCAAGCTGCTGCGCGATCACATCGGCATGTTGCTGATGTTCATCGCTGCAGCCGCCGCGCTCGCCACAGCCTATGCGTTCCTCGCGGAACCGATTTATTCGGCCGACGTCGTCGTGCGTGTCGATCCGCCGGATCCGAACGCGCTCGGCATCGCGCCGCAGAACCAGATGCAGGGCTCGCAGGAGCAAGTGTCCGTGACCCAACTGGCGCCGGCTGAAATCTCGGTCATGAAGAGCCGCTCCGTGCTCGAACCCGTCGTCAACCAGTTCCATTTCGATATCAAGGTCAAGCCGCATACGATGCCGGTGCTCGGCGCGATCGCGGGTATGTTCGCCAAGCACGGCCACCTCGCGCCCGCTTGGTTCGGCATGAACTCGTATGCATGGGGCGGCGAAGATCTCCGCATCACGCGCCTCGACGTTCCGCCGTCGCTGGAAGACGCGAAGCTCGACTTCACTTTGCTCGACAACAACCAATACCAACTGGAAGACCCGGACGGCAACGTCCTGTTGCGCGGCACGATCGGCCGTCCGGCATCGGCGCATGGGGTGTCGATGCTGGTCGATGGCGTGGTCGGTCATCCGGGCGTGCACTTCGCGGTGACGCGCTACAACACGCTGGATGCAATCGACTTGCTGCTGAAGTCGATCAAGGTCGCCGAGTCCACGAAAGACACGGGCATCGTGCAGATCTCGTACAACGGCGACGATCCCGATCAGACCGCCGATGTCGCCAACGCATTGGGGCAGGCTTATCTCGCGGCAGCGGTCGCGAGCCGCCAGGCCAACGACACGAAGACGCTCGAATTCATCCGCTCGGAGTTGCCGCGCCTCGAACGCGACCTGAAGGACGCCGAGGGCCGCCTAAGTGCCTTCCGCGCGAAGTCGCAGTCGGTGCAGCCGATCAACGAAGCGCAGGCGTACCTGCAAGGCAGCATCACCTCGATGCAGCAACTCGCGATGCTGCAACTGCAGCGCACGCAAGCGTTGCAGCGCTTCACGCCGGACAGCCCGCAAGTTCGCAATCTTGACCAGCAGATCTCGCAATACGAGCAGACCAACAAGCAGATTCAGTCGCGCTTCGACAGCATGCCCGCTTCGGAACGCGAAAGCGCCGAACTGACGCGTGATGCGCGCGTCGCGGAAACGGTCTATCTCGGCATGATGAACAAGGCCGAAGAGCTGTCGATTCGTCGCGCGAGCACGAGCGGCGGTGCGCATATCGTCGATAACGCGCTGCGTCCGCATCGTCCGGTGAAGCCGAACAAGCCGCTCGTGATCGTCGCGGGCACGGCGCTGGGCTTCTTCGTAGGCACTTTCTTCATCTTCCTGCGCCGCCACGCGATGATCGGCGTGACCGATCCGATGTTCGTCGAACGTCGCCTGTCGGTGCCGGTGCTCGGCGAAGTGTTGTTCAGCCGTCAGCAGCAGTTGCTCGACCATGAAATCTCGGTTTCGCCGGTCGGTCACGCGCTTGGGTCTTCGGGCACGCAAGCTGGCAGCGCGCCGAAGGCACTGCCGCACGTCAAGCGCGAAGCGCACGATGACATCACGATGCCGAATCTCGGCGATACCGACCGCGACGCATTCGTGCTCGCCACGCGCTATCCGCATGATCCGGCAGTGGAAGCACTGCGCGCCGTGCGCACGGAGCTGTATCGCGATCTCGTGAACGCGCCGAACAACATCGTGATGCTGACCGGTCCCATTCCCTCGGCGGGCAAGAGCTTCGTCGCGGCGAATCTGTCGGTGCTGCTCGCCGAAATCGGCCTGCGCGTGCTTCTGATCGACGGCGATTTGCGCCGCGGCCATATCGCATCGTTCTTCAAGCAATCGAATCCGGGCGGTCTGTCGGAAGTGCTGAAGGGGCAAGTGGGCACGGCCGAAGCGATTCGTCAGGTCGGCGTGCCGGGGCTTTCGTTCATGTCGTGCGGCAGCTATCCGGAGAACCCGTCCGAACTGCTGATGATGCCGGGCTTCCGCGACATGCTCGCGCGTCTGAGCGACCAGTACGATCTCGTCATCATCGATACCCCGCCGTTCCTCGCCGTCACCGACGCGGCCATCGTTGCAAGCGACGCAGGTTCGACGGTTCTCGTGTTGCGCTCGGGCATTCAGAGCGAAGAAGAGATCGAAGAGACGGTCAAGAAGGTGCATCGCGCGGGCGGACGTCTGGTCGGCTCGGTGTTCAACGCGATTCCGAAGCGCCGCAGCAACCGCCGCACGTATGGCTACGCGGCGGCCTACACGAGCAGCTTCAAGTCGGCGAACTGA
- a CDS encoding glycosyl hydrolase → MLKRRLWVAISFVGALLCGSTMVQARTASVQSAPSEAPKMQCGDRTNGVFYGVVGHLEHRGAYRTTDFDLQISQLRDLGVTMYAQDVSSEDSAHLVADFARRAAKSCIGVLALVTPFEPQKRANEQETFERGYALGKTAGRVLKGLVTYYQVGNEYDNWTILGSDRSGEHPSDYDNARFMKARGSILGLIKGIREANPDAKILLTSFGWLHYGFTDMLFAGTQPDGTKGHPIPRWDITAWHWYSNMGSITAAGPQKVNVLERLRDSYGKPIWITEFGVRPNHADPGGYLTGKDALAGFVKAARTYDIQNVTLYELYDDERFGGDGNYGVIHDDGQTRKPRFNVVRDFIKANPMP, encoded by the coding sequence ATGTTGAAGCGAAGGCTGTGGGTGGCGATATCGTTTGTCGGCGCGCTGCTGTGCGGCTCGACGATGGTGCAGGCGCGAACCGCTTCGGTGCAGTCCGCACCATCGGAAGCGCCGAAAATGCAATGCGGCGACCGCACGAACGGCGTGTTCTATGGCGTCGTCGGCCATCTCGAACATCGCGGCGCGTATCGCACGACCGACTTCGACCTGCAGATTTCGCAATTGCGCGACCTCGGCGTCACGATGTACGCGCAGGACGTATCGAGTGAGGACAGCGCGCATCTGGTGGCCGACTTCGCGCGCCGGGCCGCGAAATCGTGCATTGGCGTGCTTGCGCTCGTGACTCCGTTCGAGCCGCAAAAGCGCGCGAACGAACAAGAAACTTTCGAGCGGGGCTATGCGCTCGGCAAGACGGCGGGCCGCGTGCTGAAAGGCCTCGTCACTTACTATCAGGTCGGCAACGAGTACGACAACTGGACCATTCTCGGTTCCGATCGCAGCGGTGAACATCCGTCGGACTACGACAATGCGAGGTTCATGAAAGCGCGCGGGTCGATACTCGGTCTCATCAAAGGCATACGCGAAGCGAATCCGGACGCGAAGATTCTGCTGACGTCCTTCGGATGGCTGCATTACGGCTTCACGGACATGCTCTTTGCCGGCACTCAGCCTGACGGCACCAAGGGCCATCCCATTCCGCGCTGGGACATCACTGCGTGGCACTGGTATTCGAACATGGGCTCGATCACGGCCGCAGGGCCGCAGAAAGTGAATGTGCTCGAACGCCTGCGCGATAGCTACGGCAAGCCCATCTGGATCACAGAATTCGGCGTGCGCCCGAACCATGCGGACCCGGGCGGCTACCTGACCGGCAAGGACGCGCTGGCAGGCTTCGTCAAGGCAGCGAGAACCTACGACATTCAAAACGTCACGCTGTATGAGCTTTACGACGATGAACGCTTCGGCGGCGACGGGAATTACGGCGTGATTCACGACGACGGCCAGACGCGCAAGCCGCGCTTCAACGTCGTGCGCGACTTCATCAAAGCGAATCCGATGCCGTAA
- a CDS encoding glycosyltransferase, whose protein sequence is MNVGIYCDSGINGGHEEMLKRFMLALISSGNVGTLHILVPKSNAALFRYVSDLSRQHSKVRTIGLAYTAESIRGDLFALLRAIRSTAATLRTLHLSKLLIAQGTIASGIAGLLAARYARVPTLSYLPLVDEAPENAGVSEKIKWLVKRVLYRMPDEFVTLNEHLRGKLRAFAPQARTMILENYVDDRFSRTMLTKSAARTALGLPDDGTTIIAHIGRINFKQKRQDFLMEAIERHADAFRHTVVLIVGEGPDAARLAEIVDASPVLSACVRIVGPKNDVLPYIVASDTLVLPSAFEGVPLVMIEAVLAERPIVVSRISGLDSYLPNTLLFPPGDHDAFVERIFAARDVPMTALASSFRRRFSREAFDAQAQNVMMPAMPCRGAFDPASPQHSDVPG, encoded by the coding sequence GTGAACGTTGGAATCTATTGCGATTCGGGCATCAACGGTGGGCACGAGGAGATGCTCAAGCGTTTCATGCTCGCACTGATTTCGAGCGGTAACGTAGGCACGCTCCACATTCTCGTGCCGAAGAGCAATGCAGCCCTTTTCCGCTATGTCAGCGATCTGAGCCGCCAGCATTCGAAGGTTCGCACCATCGGCCTCGCGTATACGGCGGAATCGATTCGCGGCGATCTCTTCGCGCTGCTGCGCGCCATTCGCTCGACGGCGGCCACGCTGCGCACGCTGCATCTTTCGAAGCTGCTGATCGCGCAAGGCACCATCGCGTCCGGCATTGCAGGCCTGCTTGCCGCGCGTTATGCGCGCGTGCCGACGCTGAGCTATCTACCGCTCGTCGATGAAGCGCCCGAGAATGCGGGCGTGAGCGAGAAGATCAAATGGCTCGTCAAACGCGTGCTGTACCGCATGCCGGATGAATTCGTCACGCTTAACGAACATCTGCGCGGAAAGCTGCGCGCATTCGCGCCTCAGGCGCGCACGATGATCCTGGAGAACTACGTCGACGACCGCTTCAGCCGTACGATGCTGACCAAGTCCGCAGCGCGCACGGCGCTCGGCTTGCCCGACGATGGGACGACGATCATCGCGCACATCGGCCGCATCAACTTCAAGCAGAAGCGGCAGGACTTCCTGATGGAAGCGATCGAGCGACACGCGGACGCGTTCAGGCATACGGTCGTGCTGATCGTCGGCGAAGGACCGGATGCGGCGCGCCTGGCGGAGATCGTGGATGCGAGTCCGGTGTTGTCGGCCTGCGTGCGCATCGTTGGGCCGAAGAACGACGTGCTGCCCTACATTGTCGCGAGCGATACGCTCGTGTTGCCGTCGGCCTTCGAAGGCGTGCCGCTCGTGATGATCGAAGCAGTGCTCGCGGAGCGGCCTATCGTCGTATCGCGCATTTCGGGCCTCGATTCGTACTTGCCGAATACGCTGCTCTTCCCTCCCGGCGACCACGACGCCTTCGTCGAACGCATTTTCGCCGCGCGGGATGTGCCGATGACCGCGCTCGCCAGCAGCTTCCGCCGACGCTTCTCGCGCGAAGCGTTCGACGCTCAAGCGCAAAACGTGATGATGCCCGCCATGCCGTGCCGCGGGGCATTCGATCCGGCATCGCCGCAGCACTCCGATGTTCCGGGCTGA
- a CDS encoding glycosyltransferase family 1 protein encodes MDTSFAPNKLVYNGRFTSQKTTGVQRVARELVAALMKLPEGSHVTLAVPPQPGLVPVDGVPTVELGFGKGVFWEQIVLPLFAGRSRIVNLSNSGSIFRPNQIIYMHDAAVFDTPAHFSWKFRMWYRVMFWILARTSSCVMTNSEFSRDRLAHHVGVDPQRIGVVPLAADHLDHIVPDTSVIGDLKLTPNRYVLAVSSMNPTKNFKRLVEAFMRLNDPSIDLVIVGMKNATIFGKAQDLSSAPNIKQAGYVSDEKLKALYQHAACFLYPSIYEGFGIPPLEAMRNGCPTLVGRAAALPETCGDASIYCDPFSVEDIAAKLRELLDSPRLSDELRSRGLAHAERYRWTESARMLMQFINRR; translated from the coding sequence ATGGATACCTCCTTCGCTCCAAACAAGCTCGTCTACAACGGCCGCTTCACGAGCCAGAAAACCACCGGCGTGCAGCGCGTCGCCCGCGAACTCGTCGCTGCGTTGATGAAGCTGCCCGAGGGGTCGCATGTGACGCTCGCCGTGCCGCCGCAACCCGGCCTCGTACCGGTGGACGGCGTGCCGACTGTCGAACTCGGCTTCGGCAAGGGCGTGTTCTGGGAGCAGATCGTCCTGCCGCTTTTCGCGGGACGTTCGCGCATCGTCAATCTCAGCAACTCGGGCTCGATCTTCCGGCCGAACCAGATCATCTACATGCACGATGCAGCGGTATTCGATACGCCCGCGCATTTCTCGTGGAAGTTCCGCATGTGGTATCGCGTGATGTTCTGGATACTCGCGCGCACCTCGAGCTGCGTCATGACGAACTCCGAGTTCTCGCGCGACCGTCTTGCACATCATGTCGGCGTCGATCCGCAGCGTATCGGCGTGGTGCCGCTCGCGGCGGACCATCTGGATCACATCGTGCCGGATACGTCGGTCATCGGCGACCTGAAGCTCACGCCGAACCGTTACGTTCTCGCTGTCAGCAGCATGAATCCGACGAAGAACTTCAAGCGTCTCGTCGAAGCGTTCATGCGACTGAACGATCCTTCCATCGACCTCGTGATTGTCGGCATGAAGAATGCGACGATCTTCGGCAAGGCGCAGGATCTGTCGAGCGCACCTAACATCAAGCAGGCGGGCTACGTGAGCGATGAAAAGCTCAAGGCGCTCTATCAGCATGCAGCCTGCTTTCTCTACCCTTCGATTTATGAAGGCTTCGGCATTCCGCCGCTGGAAGCCATGCGCAATGGATGCCCCACGCTCGTCGGGCGCGCGGCCGCGCTGCCTGAAACCTGCGGCGATGCGTCCATCTACTGCGATCCCTTCTCGGTCGAAGACATCGCCGCGAAACTGCGTGAACTGCTGGACTCGCCGCGACTGAGCGACGAACTCAGAAGCCGGGGACTGGCTCATGCAGAGCGTTACCGCTGGACCGAAAGTGCGCGAATGCTGATGCAGTTCATAAACAGACGATAA